One window of the Colius striatus isolate bColStr4 chromosome 19, bColStr4.1.hap1, whole genome shotgun sequence genome contains the following:
- the ATP6V1G1 gene encoding V-type proton ATPase subunit G 1, with protein sequence MASQSQGIQQLLQAEKRAAEKVAEARKRKNRRLKQAKEEAQAEIEQYRLQREKEFKAKEAAALGSHGSCTTEVEKETQEKMSVIQQNFQKNREVVLSQLLSLVCDIKPEIHVNYRING encoded by the exons ATGGCGAGCCAGTCGCAGGgcatccagcagctgctgcaggccgAGAAACGCGCCGCCGAGAAGGTGGCTGAGGCCCGCAAAC GGAAGAATCGGAGGCTGAAGCAGGCAAAAGAAGAAGCCCAGGCCGAGATCGAGCAGTACCGCctgcagagggagaaggagTTCAAAGCCAAGGAGGCAGCG GCACTTGGATCTCATGGCAGCTGTACCACTGAAGTTGAGAAAGAGACCCAGGAAAAGATGAGTGTAATCCAGCAGAACTTCCAGAAGAACCGTGAGGTGGTCCTGTCCCAGCTCTTGTCACTGGTGTGTGACATCAAACCTGAAATCCACGTCAATTATCGTATCAACGGGTAG
- the LOC104549732 gene encoding cholesterol 7-desaturase nvd, with product MASAWCGWCGAAPGCGLLLFCILLFLVLLGCSRPLALRRGRGQVGYVPAPGLSPRQAAGRARRARRAGAPPPPYPNGWYRLMDSAQLPRGATLGIALLGEQLAAFRTRDGQAYVVDAYCPHLGANLAAGGRVVGSCIECPFHGWRFRGEDGKCISIPYADKVPDFARVRTWPSCEVNGMLLLWYHCEGLGPTWAVPEQREITSKEWVFRGQTEHLVDAHIQEIPENAADTAHLAFLHGPAILGGSDLRYTRSKLWNFMKHIWKAEWQPEPEPNGHCSRMLLQHSATVFGLRVSLMDLTVSARQVGPGLVFLFFEHAFLGHGIILQTVTPLEPLLQSVVHKIYYQKNIPAIIPKFILRAECIQFERDITIWNNKQYLPKPLLVREDSSIQKHRRWYAQFYSQKSTRLPVQKEGLDW from the exons ATGGCGAGCGCGTGGTGCGGCTGGTGCGGCGCGGCGCCGGGCTGCGGGCTGCTGCTCTTCtgcatcctcctcttcctcgtgctgctgggctgctccaGGCCGCTGGCGCTGCGGCGAGGCCGCGGGCAGGTGGGCTACGTGCCGGCCCCCGGGCTGAGCCCCCGGCAGGCTGCCGGCCGAGCCCGCCGCGCCCGCCGCGCcggggccccgccgccgccctaCCCCAACGGCTGGTACCGCCTGATGGACTCGGCGCAGCTGCCCCGCGGCGCGACCCTCGGCATCGCCCTGCTCG GAGAACAGCTGGCTGCCTTTCGCACCCGGGATGGCCAAGCCTACGTGGTCGATGCCTACTGCCCACACCTCGGGGCCAACCTGGCTGCTGGCGGGCGCGTGGTGGGCAGTTGCATCGAGTGCCCGTTCCACGGCTGGCGGTTCCGAGGAGAAGATGGGAAATGCATCAGCATCCCCTATGCAGACAAAG TGCCAGATTTTGCCAGGGTCCGGACTTGGCCGTCCTGTGAGGTGaatgggatgctgctgctgtggtacCACTGCGAAGGGCTTGGGCCAACATGGGCAGTGCCTGAGCAGCGTGAGATCACCAGCAAAGAGTGGGTGTTCCGTGGTCAGACAGAGCACTTGGTTGATGCACATATCCAG GAAATCCCCGAGAACGCGGCTGACACGGCTCACTTGGCTTTTCTCCATGGACCAGCTATTCTAGGCGGGTCTGATCTGAGATACACAAGGTCCAAGCTGTGGAATTTTATGAAGCACATCTGGAAG GCTGAATggcagccagagccagagcccaATGGCCATTGCTCCCGGATGCTGCTTCAGCACAGCGCGACTGTTTTCGGGCTGCGTGTCTCCCTGATGGATTTGACTGTTTCAGCCAGGCAG GTGGGACCAGGGCtggttttcctcttctttgAACACGCTTTCCTGGGCCATGGGATCATCCTGCAGACAGTGACTCCCCTGGAGCCTCTCCTGCAGAGTGTTGTCCACAAAATCTACTACCAGAAGAACATTCCAGCCATTATCCCCAAATTCATCCTGAGAGCAGAGTGCATACAG TTTGAAAGGGATATAACAATCTGGAATAACAAGCAGTACCTGCCCAAGCCACTGCTGGTCAGAGAGGACTCCAGCATCCAGAAGCACCGGCGCTGGTACGCCCAGTTCTACAGCCAGAAGAGCACGAGGCTCCCGGTGCAGAAGGAGGGCCTGGACTGGTGA